A window of the Acidimicrobiales bacterium genome harbors these coding sequences:
- a CDS encoding FtsW/RodA/SpoVE family cell cycle protein has translation MRPRTVELGLLVLASIITVAAYGLTSLGRAASLPADIGPFLGIVVALLLLGHLLVRFFAPQADGLLLPVAALLNGLGYVMIARLNPDLADSQSAWTFIGLMAFGLTLMILDDPRRLQPYRYSLALAGVILLLLPLIPGIGVEINGARIWLHIGPFSIQPGEFAKILLAAFLAGYLVDNRELLMVSNRRLGPLHLPDFKHFGPMLLAWGVALMVMVTQRDLGSSLLFFTLFVVMVYLATSRVAYVLTGFFMFGLGATVAYRLFDHVQRRVEIWIDPFADAKDRGFQIVEAAFAMADGGLTGTGLGRGTPGKIPYASTDMIFAAFGEELGLVGATAILILFLFLVTAGFRVATQAISPFEQLLAGGLTALLGFQAFVIIGGVLRVLPLTGVTLPFVSYGGSSLISNYVVLAILVRISQRTNAMPRTQGVEIEMVPA, from the coding sequence GTGCGGCCCCGCACCGTCGAACTCGGTCTGCTGGTCCTCGCCAGCATCATCACTGTTGCTGCCTACGGGCTCACGAGCCTCGGCCGAGCCGCTTCCCTCCCGGCAGACATTGGTCCGTTCCTCGGGATCGTCGTCGCCCTGCTGCTGCTCGGGCATCTCCTCGTCCGCTTCTTCGCCCCGCAGGCCGATGGGCTGTTGCTGCCCGTTGCCGCGCTACTCAACGGCTTGGGCTACGTGATGATCGCCCGGCTGAATCCCGATCTCGCCGACAGCCAATCGGCCTGGACGTTCATCGGGCTGATGGCATTCGGACTCACCCTGATGATCCTCGACGATCCGCGGCGGCTCCAGCCCTATCGATACTCGCTCGCGCTGGCGGGCGTGATCCTGCTCCTGCTTCCCCTGATCCCTGGCATCGGCGTCGAGATCAACGGTGCCAGGATCTGGCTCCACATCGGGCCGTTCAGCATCCAGCCCGGCGAGTTCGCGAAGATCCTGCTTGCCGCCTTCCTCGCCGGCTACCTGGTCGACAACCGTGAACTCTTGATGGTGTCGAACCGACGACTCGGCCCGCTCCACCTGCCGGACTTCAAGCATTTCGGCCCGATGCTGCTGGCCTGGGGTGTGGCGCTGATGGTGATGGTGACCCAGCGAGACCTCGGCAGCTCGCTGCTGTTCTTCACCCTGTTCGTCGTCATGGTCTACCTCGCCACGAGCCGGGTGGCCTATGTGTTGACCGGGTTCTTCATGTTCGGGCTGGGCGCAACGGTCGCCTATCGGCTGTTCGACCACGTCCAGCGCCGGGTCGAGATCTGGATCGACCCCTTCGCCGATGCGAAGGATCGGGGGTTCCAGATCGTCGAAGCGGCGTTCGCCATGGCCGATGGCGGGTTGACCGGAACGGGTCTCGGTCGCGGCACACCGGGCAAGATCCCGTATGCCTCGACCGACATGATCTTCGCTGCGTTCGGCGAGGAGCTCGGACTCGTGGGGGCAACCGCGATCCTGATCCTCTTCTTGTTCCTCGTCACGGCCGGCTTCCGAGTCGCCACGCAGGCGATCAGCCCCTTCGAACAGCTGCTCGCCGGCGGTCTGACGGCGCTGCTCGGATTCCAGGCCTTCGTCATCATCGGAGGCGTGCTCCGGGTGCTGCCGCTCACCGGCGTCACGCTGCCGTTCGTGTCGTACGGCGGCTCGTCGCTCATCTCCAACTATGTGGTGCTCGCGATCCTCGTGCGCATCTCCCAGCGGACCAACGCCATGCCTCGAACGCAGGGGGTCGAGATCGAGATGGTGCCGGCGTGA